Proteins from one Emys orbicularis isolate rEmyOrb1 chromosome 2, rEmyOrb1.hap1, whole genome shotgun sequence genomic window:
- the LOC135873741 gene encoding zinc finger BED domain-containing protein 5-like, producing MDKWLKKESVETQESASISSSPHCGKSTSNDHDGPGKSLTKKRKYDDDYIKYGFTCTGDQECPKPLCVICGDVLANSSLKPSLLRRHLETRHPAQLNKPVDFFKRKLAERKSDITSFISKASTDNENALEASYRVSYRVAKASEAHTIAESLIGPCIKDVVHCMLGEKAAKRTDMVPLSNNSLSRRINDMSNNVETTIVQSVKNSPYYAIQLDESTDVANLAILLLFVHYVNEGLVEEDLLFCRPLEERTTGEDIFNLTNAYFQEKEIDWSHCLGICTDVATSMTGKYTGFVARTKKVVSKVSWTHCSIHRQALATKHMPEGLKEVLDNAVKMVNFIKSRPTNSRIFHVLCEEMGSIHDCLLTHTEVRWLSWGKILVRLFELRTEILVFFNSHPFHLASYMENNVWLQSLAYLADIFSRINDLNLSLQGLNITVFNVQDRVESMIKKLQFWESCLENNQTECFSNLHDFLAEHKLQLDQCTKTNITAHLKGLCTTFRDYFPAISGDNDWIRNPFDDTTFSTQILNTEEKEKLIEISCDYELRRSFRNLSLINFWLSLRN from the coding sequence ATGGATAAGTGGCTGAAAAAGGAAAGTGTAGAGACGCAAGAATCAGCTAGTATTTCCTCAAGTCCACACTGTGGAAAATCTACGtctaatgatcatgatggtcctggaaagtcacttacaaagaaaagaaaatatgatgatgattatataaaatatggctttacatgCACTGGTGATCAAGAATGTCCAAAACCACTGTGTGTGATTTGTGGTGATGTTCTAGCAAACAGCAGCCTCAAACCTTCTCTACTTCGGCGCCATTTAGAAACTAGGCATCCTGCACAACTCAACAAGCCTGTTGATTTTTTCAAGCGAAAATTAGCTGAGAGGAAAAGTGACATTACCAGTTTTATATCCAAAGCAAGTACTGATAATGAAAATGCACTTGAAGCATCATACCGCGTGAGCTACCGAGTAGCTAAAGCATCAGAAGCCCATACCATAGCAGAGAGCTTGATTGGTCCATGTATAAAAGACGTAGTTCATTGCATGCTcggagaaaaggctgcaaaaaggacTGACATGGTACCTTTGTCCAATAATTCGTTGTCACGAAGAATTAATGACATGTCAAATAACGTAGAGACCACAATTGTACAGAGTGTGAAAAATAGTCCATATTATGCTATACAGTTGGATGAATCAACTGATGTAGCTAATCTAGCTATTTTGCTACTGTTTGTACATTATGTGAATGAAGGTCTGGTTGAAGAAGACTTGTTGTTTTGCCGACCACTGGAAGAACGTACAACTGGAGAGGATATCTTCAATCTGACTAatgcatattttcaagaaaaggaaatagattggTCCCATTGCCTAGGCATTTGCACTGATGTGGCCACATCAATGACGGGGAAGTATACTGGATTTGTAGCTCGAACAAAAAAGGTTGTATCAAAAGTCTCTTGGACTCATTGCAGCATCCATAGACAAGCCCTCGCAACAAAACACATGCCTGAGGGactgaaggaagtgctggacaatgcagtgaaaatggtgaatttcataaaatcacggccaacaaattccagaatatttcacGTACTTTGTGAAGAAATGGGTAGTATACACGATTGTCTGTTGACCCATACTGAAGTTAGATGGCTCTCATGGGGCAAAATCCTGGTGCGCTTGTTTGAGCTTAGAACGGAAATCCTAGTTTTTTTCAACAGCCACCCTTTCCACCTTGCCAGCTATATGGAAAATAATGTCTGGCTCCAGAGCCTAGCTTATTTAGCAGATATTTTCTCAAGAATTAATGACCTAAATTTATCTCTTCAAGGTCtcaatataacagttttcaatgtgCAAGACCGAGTTGAATCCATGATAAAGAAGTTGCAGTTCTGGGAAAGTTGTTTGGAAAACAATCAAACTGAGTGTTTCAGTAATCTtcatgacttcctggcagaacataaacttcagttggatcagtgcactaaaaccaatataactgcacacctaaaaggactttgcacaacATTCAGGGATTACTTTCCAGCTATATCAGGCGATAATGACTGGATTCGCAACCCTTTTGATGATACCACTTTCTCAACACAGATATtgaacactgaggaaaaagagaaattgattgagATCTCCTGTGATTACGAACTGAGAAGGAGTTTCAGAAATCTGTCATtgatcaacttttggctgagtttaagaaactag